In one Polynucleobacter sp. JS-JIR-5-A7 genomic region, the following are encoded:
- a CDS encoding histone deacetylase family protein, whose product MTTGYITHPDFLKHEMGSHHPECPERIQAINDQMIRSGVDRFLHHLDAPLASEDQLELVHSPDHVAFVKEKAPQSGYAMLDGDTIMNPYTWQASLRAAGAAIAGVDAVMKGEVENVFCAVRPPGHHAEPTRSMGFCLFDNVAIAARYAMEAYGLERVAIIDFDVHHGNGTEAAFFNDPSVLMCSFFQHPFYPYSGLDRADNMVNVPLPAATRGDVVRSIVEEQWLPVLRNFEPQLIIISAGFDAHREDDLGQMGLVEDDYVWITKRLKEIAHEYANNRIVSCLEGGYNLSALGRSVVAHVKALADI is encoded by the coding sequence ATGACAACAGGATACATAACTCACCCAGACTTTCTGAAACATGAGATGGGTAGCCATCACCCAGAGTGCCCTGAAAGGATTCAAGCTATCAATGACCAGATGATTCGTAGTGGGGTAGATCGCTTCTTACATCACCTCGATGCGCCATTGGCTAGCGAAGATCAACTAGAACTGGTGCACAGTCCTGATCATGTTGCTTTCGTCAAAGAGAAAGCACCCCAAAGTGGGTATGCCATGCTCGATGGCGATACCATCATGAATCCCTATACATGGCAGGCTTCCTTGCGTGCTGCTGGGGCAGCGATTGCCGGGGTCGATGCCGTCATGAAGGGTGAGGTTGAAAATGTCTTTTGTGCAGTAAGACCCCCAGGACATCATGCCGAACCTACCCGTTCAATGGGATTTTGCTTATTTGATAACGTGGCTATTGCCGCTCGTTATGCCATGGAAGCCTACGGTCTTGAACGCGTGGCCATTATTGATTTTGATGTGCACCATGGCAATGGCACAGAAGCCGCATTTTTCAATGACCCGAGTGTTTTGATGTGTAGCTTTTTCCAGCATCCGTTTTATCCCTATAGCGGTCTTGATCGTGCTGACAATATGGTGAACGTACCTTTGCCGGCAGCGACTCGTGGCGACGTGGTGCGCTCGATTGTGGAAGAGCAATGGCTACCAGTGCTCCGCAACTTTGAGCCCCAACTCATCATCATTTCAGCTGGATTTGATGCGCATCGCGAAGATGATCTTGGTCAAATGGGTTTGGTTGAGGATGACTATGTTTGGATCACCAAGCGCTTGAAGGAGATTGCGCATGAATATGCTAACAATCGCATTGTCAGTTGCTTAGAGGGCGGTTATAACTTATCAGCCTTAGGGCGTAGCGTTGTTGCTCATGTCAAAGCCTTGGCTGATATTTAA
- a CDS encoding lytic transglycosylase domain-containing protein — MVLNSQQSLLWRMNFRVCYLLLALLLGACSSTPSQRSNTQQPIVNQADDAITEARYSQNLSTLLNQVSQTQEIPLQTLENGFLDAKTIPSIRKLVLPPSGTFKKNWLAYRKRFIEPVRLKAGKAFWDENRAFLSQVEQDSGVPAEMIVAIIGIETIYGRQTGNFRVKDVLSTLAFSYPDTPNKPAREQLFKDQLQELILLCWTEAGGKLPAKNSIRGVNVTRFNTCLNQNSSYAGAIGLPQFMPSSIRSFAVDGDGDGRIDLKQSPKDAIASVANFMKQHGWQAGMPISFPVQENAIPVAKQWADGEPQLKYTVAELIEQGILLPQQGDLQNGGVAPQSKALIVDLPYPDKDGLDQAQYFVGLNNFLTIVQYNRSYFYAQSVAEFAEALGYKNQSVVPATLSNEALVKAADQKSSADKSKVKNSKKSNTKKKTKPN; from the coding sequence ATGGTGCTTAATTCTCAACAATCCTTGCTCTGGCGCATGAACTTTCGGGTCTGCTACCTGCTGCTCGCACTGTTACTTGGGGCCTGCTCGAGCACTCCTTCGCAACGAAGTAATACCCAACAACCCATCGTAAACCAAGCCGATGATGCGATCACCGAAGCACGTTATAGCCAAAACTTGAGTACCCTATTGAACCAAGTCTCACAAACCCAAGAAATCCCACTGCAGACCCTAGAAAACGGCTTTCTTGATGCTAAAACGATTCCCTCTATCCGCAAATTGGTATTACCCCCATCGGGCACTTTTAAGAAAAATTGGCTAGCGTATCGCAAACGCTTTATTGAGCCAGTGCGCCTCAAGGCTGGTAAGGCCTTTTGGGATGAAAACCGCGCCTTTTTAAGTCAGGTAGAGCAAGACTCAGGGGTGCCAGCAGAGATGATTGTCGCCATTATTGGAATTGAGACTATTTATGGGCGTCAGACTGGTAATTTTCGAGTCAAGGATGTGTTGTCAACACTCGCCTTCAGCTATCCCGATACCCCTAATAAGCCTGCCCGCGAGCAGCTTTTTAAGGATCAACTTCAAGAACTGATCCTGCTGTGCTGGACAGAAGCTGGCGGTAAGTTGCCAGCCAAAAATAGCATCCGAGGCGTAAATGTGACTCGCTTTAATACCTGCCTCAATCAAAACAGCTCCTATGCTGGAGCGATTGGCTTGCCACAATTTATGCCCAGCAGTATCCGCAGTTTTGCTGTTGATGGTGACGGCGATGGACGCATTGATCTTAAACAAAGTCCTAAAGATGCGATCGCGAGCGTAGCGAACTTTATGAAGCAACATGGTTGGCAAGCAGGCATGCCGATTTCTTTTCCTGTACAAGAAAACGCAATACCAGTTGCGAAGCAATGGGCTGATGGTGAACCACAACTGAAATACACCGTTGCAGAACTAATTGAACAGGGCATCCTATTGCCTCAACAAGGCGATCTTCAAAATGGTGGGGTAGCACCCCAAAGTAAAGCCTTGATTGTGGATCTACCCTACCCTGACAAAGACGGACTCGATCAAGCACAGTATTTTGTGGGATTAAATAATTTTTTAACGATTGTTCAGTACAACCGCAGTTATTTCTACGCTCAGAGTGTGGCAGAGTTTGCAGAAGCACTAGGTTATAAGAACCAAAGCGTAGTACCAGCTACCTTATCAAATGAAGCACTAGTGAAAGCAGCAGATCAAAAAAGCTCTGCAGATAAATCAAAGGTTAAGAATTCAAAGAAATCTAACACCAAGAAAAAAACTAAACCAAATTAA
- the cysM gene encoding cysteine synthase CysM has translation MSKPSYLTISQTVGNTPLVRLQRIPGLENENRNNVILGKLEGNNPAGSVKDRPALSMIMRAQERGEIKPGDTLIEATSGNTGIALAMTAAMLGYKMVLVMPENQSIERRQSMAAYGAELILTAASGGMEFARDYALQLQREGRGRLLDQFANPDNPRAHIETTGPEIWRDTDGQVTHFVSAMGTTGTITGVSTYLKSMNPAIQIIGAQPEDGSQIPGIRKWAPEYLPKIYQGDRVDRIEYVTQADAEDMARRLAVEEGIFCGISAGGALVVALRIARQVENATIVFIVCDRGDRYLSTGVFPA, from the coding sequence ATGAGCAAACCTTCTTACCTAACGATCTCACAAACTGTGGGCAACACCCCATTAGTACGCTTGCAGCGTATTCCCGGTTTAGAAAACGAGAATCGTAACAATGTCATTTTAGGTAAGCTAGAAGGCAACAATCCAGCCGGGTCGGTAAAAGACCGACCTGCGCTGTCAATGATTATGCGCGCACAAGAGCGTGGCGAAATTAAACCTGGTGATACCTTGATTGAGGCAACCAGTGGCAATACTGGTATAGCCTTAGCAATGACTGCAGCCATGCTGGGTTACAAGATGGTCTTGGTAATGCCTGAAAACCAAAGTATTGAACGACGTCAAAGTATGGCGGCCTATGGTGCAGAACTTATTTTGACTGCTGCATCTGGTGGCATGGAGTTTGCAAGAGATTACGCGCTCCAACTTCAGCGCGAGGGGCGTGGCAGATTGTTAGATCAATTTGCCAACCCGGATAATCCTAGGGCCCATATTGAAACTACAGGCCCAGAGATTTGGCGCGATACCGATGGGCAAGTCACTCACTTTGTCTCTGCGATGGGCACCACCGGCACAATCACTGGTGTATCGACTTATCTCAAGTCAATGAATCCTGCCATTCAGATTATTGGTGCCCAGCCTGAAGATGGCTCACAGATTCCTGGTATTCGGAAGTGGGCGCCAGAGTATTTACCAAAGATTTACCAAGGCGATCGGGTTGATCGTATTGAGTATGTCACGCAGGCAGATGCTGAAGATATGGCAAGACGTTTGGCAGTGGAAGAGGGAATCTTCTGCGGCATCTCGGCAGGTGGAGCGCTAGTGGTAGCTTTGCGCATTGCACGCCAAGTGGAAAATGCCACTATCGTTTTCATAGTTTGCGATCGCGGTGATCGCTATTTATCAACAGGCGTATTCCCTGCTTAA
- a CDS encoding helix-hairpin-helix domain-containing protein, giving the protein MTNSFHMRSAGLMRSALVSAVLAITSLGFANASPINVNTATQSELESIKGIGPSKARTIISERTDGGHFQDANDLQKRVRGIGMKSVEKMVDNGLTIEAPGSFREPNGRTKKDGGASGRRNSRHQAGSRNQPERTTPHRRN; this is encoded by the coding sequence ATGACGAATAGTTTTCATATGAGAAGTGCTGGTTTGATGAGATCTGCCTTGGTTTCTGCAGTTTTGGCAATTACTTCTCTAGGGTTTGCTAACGCTTCACCCATTAATGTCAATACAGCAACCCAATCTGAATTAGAAAGTATTAAGGGAATTGGTCCATCTAAAGCAAGAACGATTATTAGCGAGCGTACCGATGGCGGTCATTTTCAAGATGCTAATGATTTACAGAAGCGAGTCCGTGGCATTGGCATGAAATCCGTTGAAAAAATGGTGGATAACGGTTTAACTATTGAAGCCCCTGGCTCCTTTCGGGAGCCTAATGGTCGCACCAAGAAGGATGGCGGAGCCTCTGGCCGACGCAATTCGCGTCATCAAGCTGGTAGCCGCAATCAGCCGGAGCGTACGACGCCACATCGCCGAAATTAA
- the rfaD gene encoding ADP-glyceromanno-heptose 6-epimerase, translating into MTIIVTGAAGFIGANIVQALNARGEKNIIAVDDLRPADKYRNLADLDIIDYLDKDEFLEAFRSGRLGKVKAVFHEGACSDTMETDGIFMMANNYRYTMGLLDICTAQKVQLLYASSAATYGGSDIFVESREHEKPLNIYGYSKFLFDQVMRKRFAENANTTQVVGFRYFNVYGPRESHKGRMASVAFHQYHQYKANGHVKLFGEYGGYGPGEQSRDFVSVEDVVKVNLFFLDHPEISGIFNLGSGRAQPFNDVAHAVANSMRKLDKAKPASLQELVKEKAIEYIPFPDALKGKYQCFTQADLTKLRAAGYKEPFLNVEQGVSRYIEWLEANSGFLANPL; encoded by the coding sequence GTGACTATTATCGTAACTGGCGCTGCTGGTTTTATTGGGGCCAATATTGTTCAAGCGCTTAATGCCCGTGGCGAGAAAAACATCATCGCTGTAGATGATTTGCGTCCTGCTGATAAGTACCGCAACCTTGCCGATCTAGACATTATTGATTACCTTGATAAAGATGAATTTCTAGAAGCTTTTAGAAGTGGTCGGCTCGGAAAAGTAAAAGCAGTCTTTCATGAAGGTGCCTGCTCTGACACCATGGAGACTGATGGCATTTTTATGATGGCGAATAACTATCGCTACACCATGGGGTTGTTGGATATCTGTACAGCGCAAAAAGTACAACTACTCTACGCCTCTTCAGCAGCCACTTACGGTGGATCTGATATTTTTGTTGAGAGTCGTGAACATGAGAAGCCACTCAATATCTATGGCTACTCTAAATTCTTGTTCGATCAAGTGATGCGTAAGCGCTTTGCTGAAAATGCTAATACCACCCAAGTAGTCGGTTTCCGTTACTTCAACGTCTACGGTCCCCGTGAATCACATAAAGGCCGCATGGCTTCAGTAGCTTTTCATCAATACCACCAATACAAAGCTAACGGCCACGTCAAACTCTTTGGCGAATACGGTGGTTATGGTCCAGGCGAACAAAGTCGTGACTTTGTTTCTGTTGAGGACGTTGTCAAAGTGAATTTATTTTTCTTAGATCATCCAGAAATCAGTGGCATCTTCAATTTGGGTAGTGGTCGTGCTCAGCCATTTAATGATGTGGCTCATGCAGTTGCAAATTCAATGCGCAAGCTGGATAAGGCAAAACCTGCCAGCCTACAAGAGTTGGTCAAGGAAAAAGCAATTGAGTACATTCCGTTTCCGGATGCGCTCAAAGGTAAGTATCAGTGTTTTACTCAAGCCGATTTAACAAAACTGCGCGCTGCTGGCTACAAAGAACCCTTCCTAAATGTTGAGCAAGGCGTCAGTCGTTATATCGAGTGGTTGGAAGCCAATTCTGGTTTCTTAGCCAACCCACTGTAG
- the rfaE1 gene encoding D-glycero-beta-D-manno-heptose-7-phosphate kinase, whose amino-acid sequence MEKANREQFSKARLLVVGDVMLDRYWFGDTNRISPEAPVPVVQVGKIDERLGGAANVARNVAALGAQTTILGIVGQDEPGQRVIDLLKSGGVDSQLEIDPKAPTIVKLRVIARQQQLIRLDFEETPSEKALAHKLERFEKLVGSADVVILSDYGKGALGQVAHMIEQARAQNKVILVDPKGEDYEKYRGATVLTPNRSELRQVVGQWTSEEDLTRRAQDLRRSLNLQALLLTRSEEGMSLYTEAGVSHVKAQAREVFDVSGAGDTVIATLAVALAAKWPLEKAMALANRAGGIVVGKLGTATVNSEELQ is encoded by the coding sequence ATGGAAAAAGCTAATCGCGAACAGTTTTCTAAAGCACGCCTGCTAGTAGTCGGTGATGTGATGCTAGATCGTTATTGGTTTGGCGATACGAATCGCATTTCTCCTGAGGCACCTGTCCCAGTGGTGCAGGTGGGTAAGATTGATGAACGTTTGGGTGGTGCTGCAAACGTCGCTCGTAACGTCGCTGCTTTAGGTGCACAAACCACTATTCTCGGTATTGTTGGTCAAGACGAGCCAGGTCAGCGAGTCATTGATTTGCTCAAGTCTGGTGGCGTTGATAGTCAATTAGAGATTGACCCTAAAGCGCCAACGATTGTGAAGTTGCGTGTCATTGCGCGACAGCAGCAGTTAATTCGTTTAGATTTTGAAGAAACGCCGAGTGAAAAAGCTTTAGCGCATAAATTAGAGCGTTTTGAGAAGTTGGTTGGCTCTGCTGACGTTGTCATTCTCTCTGATTATGGTAAAGGTGCCTTAGGTCAAGTGGCGCATATGATTGAGCAAGCTAGAGCGCAAAATAAAGTGATCTTGGTTGATCCTAAGGGCGAAGATTATGAAAAATATCGTGGTGCCACGGTCTTAACTCCGAATCGCAGCGAGTTGCGCCAAGTGGTTGGTCAGTGGACGAGTGAGGAAGACCTCACCCGCAGAGCGCAAGATCTCAGAAGATCACTTAATTTACAGGCACTTCTCTTGACGCGTTCTGAAGAGGGAATGAGTTTATATACCGAAGCAGGTGTTAGTCATGTTAAGGCTCAAGCACGTGAAGTATTTGATGTATCGGGTGCTGGAGATACTGTGATTGCAACTCTAGCGGTTGCTTTGGCTGCGAAGTGGCCTTTAGAAAAGGCGATGGCCTTAGCCAATCGTGCTGGTGGTATTGTGGTTGGTAAGCTCGGTACTGCTACCGTTAATTCAGAGGAATTACAGTGA
- a CDS encoding UDP-glucose/GDP-mannose dehydrogenase family protein, with protein MKVTIIGSGYVGLVTGACLAEQGNNIFCLDLDPKKIEILNSGGVPIYEPGLKEMIERNRAAGRLQFSTDVAASVAHGDVQFIAVGTPPDEDGSADLQYVVAAARNIGLHMSSAKVIVDKSTVPVGTADKVSAAITEELEKRGLSAELCSVVSNPEFLKEGAAVEDFMRPDRIVIGTENTPAGLRAKEQMRKLYAPFNRHHERTYYMDVKSAELTKYAANAMLATRISFMNELANLADLVGADIEAVRQGIGSDSRIGFGFLYPGTGYGGSCFPKDVSALSKTAKEHGRDLKILDAVEAVNEIQKYVLVEKIEKRFGKDLSKMKFALWGLAFKPNTDDMREAPSRVIIQELVRRGATVVAHDPVAMPEAKHCLEVDFKGNPEGLKKVSMVADPMAALDGCDALVIVTEWKAFRSPDFDAVLQKLVHPIIFDGRNLYEPQAMDELGIEYHGIGRHN; from the coding sequence TTGAAAGTTACGATCATAGGCAGTGGTTACGTAGGTTTGGTTACTGGCGCTTGTCTTGCAGAGCAAGGTAATAATATTTTTTGCCTAGACTTGGATCCGAAGAAGATTGAGATCCTCAATTCTGGTGGTGTACCCATTTACGAGCCGGGCTTAAAGGAAATGATTGAGCGCAATCGCGCTGCTGGCCGCCTGCAGTTTTCTACGGATGTCGCTGCTTCTGTAGCTCATGGAGATGTTCAATTTATTGCAGTAGGCACTCCGCCGGATGAGGATGGCTCTGCTGACCTACAGTATGTTGTTGCGGCCGCGCGCAATATTGGTCTTCATATGAGCAGTGCTAAGGTGATTGTTGATAAATCTACGGTACCGGTCGGTACGGCGGATAAAGTATCGGCAGCGATTACAGAAGAGTTAGAGAAAAGAGGTTTGTCTGCTGAACTCTGCTCGGTTGTTTCGAATCCAGAGTTCTTAAAAGAAGGTGCCGCCGTAGAAGACTTTATGCGCCCTGATCGTATTGTGATTGGCACTGAAAATACCCCAGCAGGTTTGCGTGCCAAAGAGCAAATGCGCAAACTCTATGCGCCCTTTAACCGCCATCATGAGCGTACCTATTACATGGACGTCAAAAGTGCAGAATTAACAAAGTATGCTGCTAATGCCATGCTAGCAACTCGCATTTCTTTTATGAATGAATTGGCTAACTTGGCTGATTTGGTTGGTGCGGATATTGAAGCAGTTCGTCAAGGTATTGGTTCTGACTCACGCATTGGCTTTGGTTTCTTATATCCAGGTACTGGTTATGGTGGCTCTTGTTTCCCAAAAGATGTCTCAGCTTTATCTAAGACTGCCAAAGAGCACGGACGTGATCTCAAGATTTTGGATGCGGTTGAGGCAGTCAATGAGATTCAAAAGTATGTTTTGGTTGAGAAGATTGAAAAGCGCTTCGGTAAAGATCTTTCTAAGATGAAATTTGCTTTATGGGGCCTTGCATTTAAGCCCAATACTGATGACATGCGTGAAGCACCAAGCCGAGTAATTATTCAAGAGTTAGTGAGGCGTGGTGCAACTGTGGTTGCCCATGACCCAGTAGCGATGCCAGAAGCAAAGCATTGCTTAGAGGTGGATTTCAAAGGAAATCCAGAGGGTCTAAAGAAAGTATCAATGGTTGCCGATCCAATGGCTGCTTTAGATGGTTGTGATGCACTCGTGATTGTTACCGAGTGGAAGGCATTCCGCAGCCCAGATTTTGATGCCGTTCTGCAAAAATTAGTTCACCCAATCATATTTGATGGACGTAATCTCTATGAACCACAAGCCATGGATGAGTTAGGTATTGAATACCATGGCATTGGGCGACATAATTGA
- the lapB gene encoding lipopolysaccharide assembly protein LapB, translating to MIQIATSWLLLLPVMFGIGWLASRWDLRLENRMDERERMLQQRSTFKGLSLLLNEQPDQAIETLVKIAQLDPETVELHFSLGNLFRRRGETERAIKVHQHLANRDDLKPRDRDQAAYELGRDFLRAGLLDRAEASLNRVGDGKFAVPAKESLLEMYQVERDWKKAIIAATELEGLQGKSHQTEIAQFHCELGQDALRRKDLTDTEQSIERALQAVPNHARALILQGDYLMALERPAQAIEAWSLVAASHPAYMHLLADRWMVAHAALGKENEGLERLCELLKTQASGELLDIVHKQVMKIRGPQAADVMLSEVMQYSPSLSALSKLAETRLALEEGSAKPERLAELQSILNLLRQRTTSLARYTCGNCGFRARRFYWQCPGCNHWEAYSPRRSEGVAPSGPSM from the coding sequence ATGATTCAGATAGCGACATCTTGGTTATTGCTTCTGCCTGTGATGTTTGGCATTGGCTGGTTAGCATCGCGTTGGGATTTGCGCCTTGAGAATCGCATGGATGAGCGTGAGCGGATGCTGCAGCAGCGTTCTACCTTTAAGGGTTTAAGTCTCCTACTGAATGAGCAGCCCGATCAAGCGATTGAAACATTGGTGAAGATTGCGCAATTAGATCCTGAAACGGTGGAATTGCATTTTTCACTGGGCAATTTATTTCGTCGGCGCGGCGAAACCGAGCGAGCCATTAAAGTTCATCAACATTTAGCCAATCGGGATGATTTAAAGCCCCGCGATCGTGATCAGGCTGCCTATGAGTTGGGTCGCGACTTCTTGCGTGCAGGCTTACTGGATCGCGCTGAGGCATCACTCAATCGTGTTGGTGATGGTAAGTTTGCGGTTCCTGCCAAGGAAAGCCTTTTAGAGATGTATCAAGTAGAGCGTGATTGGAAAAAAGCCATCATCGCCGCTACTGAGCTTGAGGGCTTGCAAGGTAAATCGCATCAAACTGAGATTGCTCAGTTCCATTGCGAACTGGGGCAAGACGCCTTGCGTCGTAAAGACCTCACTGATACTGAACAATCGATTGAGCGCGCTCTACAAGCTGTGCCTAATCACGCCCGTGCTTTGATTTTGCAGGGCGATTACTTAATGGCCTTAGAGCGTCCAGCGCAAGCTATTGAAGCGTGGAGTTTGGTTGCTGCATCTCATCCTGCCTACATGCATTTATTGGCAGATCGTTGGATGGTGGCACATGCTGCTCTAGGTAAAGAAAACGAGGGGCTTGAGCGCCTCTGTGAATTGCTGAAGACGCAAGCTTCTGGTGAGCTCTTGGATATTGTTCACAAGCAGGTCATGAAAATACGGGGCCCCCAAGCTGCTGATGTGATGTTGTCTGAAGTGATGCAGTATTCACCTAGTTTGAGTGCTTTATCTAAGTTGGCTGAGACCCGTTTAGCCTTGGAGGAGGGCAGTGCCAAACCAGAAAGACTTGCTGAGTTGCAATCCATCCTCAATCTCTTGCGTCAACGCACAACGAGTTTGGCGCGCTATACCTGCGGCAATTGTGGTTTCCGTGCCCGGAGATTTTATTGGCAGTGTCCTGGCTGTAATCATTGGGAGGCTTATTCCCCAAGACGTTCTGAAGGTGTCGCACCTAGCGGTCCTTCCATGTAA
- the rpsA gene encoding 30S ribosomal protein S1, whose amino-acid sequence MSESFAELFEESLTRSNMKTGQVISAEVLRIDHNFVVVNAGLKSEAFIPVEEFHNDAGEIEVAPGDFVSVAIDALENGYGDTILSRDKAKRLASWLNLEKALEQAEIVTGTVTGKVKGGLTVMVNGIRAFLPGSLVDTRPIKDTSPYEGKTMEFKVIKLDRKRNNVVLSRRAVVEASQGEERAKLMSNLKEGSVVTGLVKNITDYGAFVDLGGIDGLLHITDLAWRRVRHPSEMLTVGQEVTAKILKFDQEKNRVSLGVKQLGDDPWVGIARRYPPNTRLFGKVTNLTDYGAFVEIESGIEGLVHVSEMDWTNKNVAPSKATALGTEVEVMVLDIDEDKRRISLGIKQCKANPWEEFARSQQKGDKLSGAIKSITDFGVFIGLPGGIDGLVHLSDLSWNEPGEEAVKKYKKGDEVEATVLAIDVEKERISLGIKQLSGDPFNNYTSVNDKGALVTGTVKAVDAKGATIHLADEVEAYLRASEISTDRVEDARNVLKEGDSVTAMIINIDRKSRAINLSIKAKDSSDQQDAMNKLQGDAQSGTTNLGALLKAKMDNQG is encoded by the coding sequence ATGTCTGAATCATTTGCAGAATTATTTGAAGAATCATTAACCCGCTCGAATATGAAGACCGGCCAAGTTATTTCGGCTGAAGTTCTTCGCATCGACCATAACTTCGTCGTTGTTAACGCTGGCTTAAAGTCTGAAGCGTTTATTCCTGTTGAAGAATTCCATAACGACGCTGGCGAGATTGAAGTAGCTCCTGGCGATTTCGTTTCTGTTGCTATTGACGCACTCGAAAACGGCTATGGCGACACTATCCTCTCTCGTGACAAGGCTAAGCGTCTTGCATCATGGTTGAACTTGGAAAAAGCGCTTGAGCAAGCTGAGATCGTTACCGGTACTGTTACTGGTAAGGTTAAGGGTGGCTTGACTGTGATGGTGAACGGTATCCGCGCATTCTTGCCTGGATCACTCGTTGATACACGTCCAATCAAAGACACTAGCCCTTACGAGGGCAAGACCATGGAGTTCAAAGTTATTAAGCTTGACCGTAAGCGTAACAACGTTGTGTTGTCACGTCGTGCGGTAGTTGAAGCCAGCCAAGGTGAAGAGCGTGCTAAGTTGATGTCTAACTTAAAAGAAGGTTCAGTAGTTACTGGCCTCGTGAAGAACATTACGGATTACGGCGCATTCGTTGACCTCGGCGGTATCGATGGCCTCTTGCACATTACCGATTTGGCATGGCGTCGCGTGCGTCATCCAAGCGAAATGTTGACCGTTGGTCAAGAAGTTACCGCGAAGATCTTGAAGTTCGATCAAGAGAAGAACCGTGTTTCACTTGGCGTGAAGCAGCTTGGTGATGATCCATGGGTTGGTATCGCGCGTCGTTACCCACCAAATACCCGTTTATTTGGCAAAGTTACTAACTTGACTGATTACGGCGCATTCGTAGAAATCGAATCTGGTATCGAAGGTTTGGTACACGTTTCTGAAATGGATTGGACTAACAAGAACGTTGCTCCAAGCAAAGCAACTGCATTGGGTACCGAAGTTGAAGTCATGGTTCTCGATATCGATGAAGACAAGCGTCGTATTAGCTTGGGCATCAAGCAGTGCAAAGCAAATCCATGGGAAGAGTTTGCACGTTCACAACAAAAAGGCGACAAGCTTTCTGGCGCAATCAAGTCTATTACCGACTTTGGCGTGTTCATTGGCTTGCCTGGCGGTATCGACGGTTTAGTTCACCTCTCAGACCTCTCATGGAATGAGCCAGGCGAAGAAGCTGTTAAGAAATACAAAAAAGGTGATGAAGTTGAAGCCACTGTATTGGCAATTGATGTTGAGAAAGAGCGTATCTCTCTTGGGATCAAGCAATTGTCTGGTGACCCATTTAACAACTACACCTCTGTGAATGACAAAGGCGCTTTAGTCACTGGCACTGTCAAGGCCGTGGATGCTAAAGGTGCAACCATTCACTTAGCTGATGAAGTGGAAGCTTATTTGCGCGCTTCTGAGATCTCAACAGATCGTGTTGAGGATGCACGCAATGTGTTGAAAGAAGGTGATAGCGTTACTGCAATGATCATTAATATTGATCGTAAGTCACGTGCCATCAATCTTTCAATCAAGGCAAAAGACAGCTCTGATCAACAAGATGCAATGAACAAGCTCCAAGGTGATGCGCAGTCTGGCACAACCAATTTGGGCGCTTTGTTGAAAGCAAAAATGGACAATCAAGGCTAA
- the cmk gene encoding (d)CMP kinase yields the protein MSNYPVIAIDGPTASGKGTVAALVAETLGFHYLDSGALYRLVALASEQQGIDVKNGPELGLLVPKLLILFKNGQIFLNGEGVTDAIRTESIGLRASAVAIHPEVRSALVGLQRSFRQVPGLVADGRDMASVIFPDAVLKVFLTATAAARAERRYKQLIAKGISAKLSDLLQDLQERDARDSSRGTAPLLVADGAKVLETSDLSIDQAVKTVLDWYQSAIA from the coding sequence ATGAGCAATTACCCAGTCATCGCGATCGATGGGCCTACTGCCTCAGGTAAGGGCACGGTTGCTGCTTTGGTGGCAGAAACGTTAGGCTTTCATTATTTGGATAGCGGGGCCTTGTATCGCCTAGTTGCCTTGGCGAGTGAACAACAGGGGATAGACGTTAAAAATGGCCCTGAATTAGGCCTTTTAGTCCCTAAGTTATTGATTTTATTCAAAAATGGACAAATTTTCTTGAATGGTGAGGGTGTGACGGACGCCATTCGTACCGAAAGTATCGGTTTGAGGGCTTCCGCCGTGGCTATTCATCCTGAGGTGAGATCAGCTTTGGTGGGTCTGCAGCGCAGTTTTCGCCAGGTTCCCGGTCTAGTGGCGGATGGTAGGGATATGGCCAGCGTCATATTCCCGGATGCAGTTTTGAAGGTTTTTTTGACTGCTACCGCCGCTGCCAGAGCGGAACGTCGCTATAAGCAATTGATAGCTAAGGGAATTTCTGCTAAACTTTCTGACTTACTGCAGGATTTGCAGGAGCGCGATGCCCGGGATAGTAGTCGAGGTACCGCACCCTTGCTAGTTGCAGATGGTGCAAAAGTGCTTGAAACGTCAGATTTATCGATAGATCAAGCAGTTAAGACGGTTTTAGATTGGTATCAATCTGCGATTGCTTAG